DNA from Pseudomonas putida:
TGTCGGAGACTGGCACGACAAGGGCTTATCTCAGATTGATTGGCTATGGCCAAAAGACTGCATCTGCAGGAATGGCAGTTGGCATTGAGCGCGCAACCAGCGGATCTGTGACCAGGCAGATGCTTCGTCCCGATGACTGGCATCGCCTATGGCCGGAGCTTGCGGATCGCTCGGCAACCTTGGAACAAAAGATACCGGCCAGCGGCCATCATTGTAACTCCACTGTGGTGGCTGTGAATTCATCCAGTACTGCAGAGGCCTCCCAATGACAGCCTCGTCGCCCCTCTTTTTGCTGTCCGGCTGACTTTTCCCTGGGCAACAAAAAACCCGCTGCCAGGCGGGTTCTTTAACCGACCTCTGCCAGGAGGTCTTCGCTACACATCACCTTGCAATAGGAGGATGCGCTATGTCGCACCCAAAAAATACCACCACGCCATCAGTGGCGCAACCCACCAAGACTGTCGAACTCGATTTCCTCGACACTCCGATCGACAACCGCGGGCTCTATCTGCTCAAGGTA
Protein-coding regions in this window:
- a CDS encoding transcriptional regulator yields the protein MKMKLQPLLAWLKTADDKGVSETGTTRAYLRLIGYGQKTASAGMAVGIERATSGSVTRQMLRPDDWHRLWPELADRSATLEQKIPASGHHCNSTVVAVNSSSTAEASQ